In Acidimicrobiia bacterium, one DNA window encodes the following:
- a CDS encoding ABC transporter ATP-binding protein → MSDSVEGRLRLELKGITKQFPGVLANDDVHLSVGEGEIVALLGENGAGKTTLMNILYGLYTPTSGEVLIDDEPLELHSPSDAIAAGIGMVHQHFMLVPVFTVAENVILGDEPTKRAGWLDKQRARKTVRDISGRYQLDVDPDAVIEDLPVGIQQRVEIIKVLEREARFVVFDEPTSVLTPAEVEGFFNIVNGLKNDGKGIIFISHKLGEALEIADRIVIMRRGRTVAEVLPSDVDEEKLAELMVGRPVDLRVHKEEANPGDVVLSVEHLVVLDDRHQRAVDGLSLKVHAGEIVGIAGVQGNGQTELVESLTGMRPSLGGIVRLNGEDITTESPRSIHKRNVAHVPEDRQKSGLVLSFTVTENIVLDTYYEAPISRGIVMNWSAAEERALRLVEEYDVRTPGVDVAVSTLSGGNQQKVIVAREFDRDVALVIASQPTRGIDVGSIEYIHSRIVEERDNNAAVLIVSSELDEITALSDRVLVMYDGKIAGEFDPSASTTEIGLAMLGSQGEAGAL, encoded by the coding sequence TTGAGTGACAGTGTGGAGGGTCGGTTGAGGCTCGAGCTGAAGGGCATCACTAAACAATTCCCGGGCGTTCTTGCCAACGACGACGTCCATCTGAGCGTCGGCGAGGGTGAGATCGTGGCTCTGCTCGGCGAGAACGGAGCAGGCAAGACAACTCTCATGAACATCCTCTACGGGCTCTACACGCCGACGTCCGGTGAGGTGCTCATCGACGACGAGCCGCTCGAGTTGCACTCGCCGAGCGATGCCATTGCCGCCGGAATCGGCATGGTCCACCAGCACTTCATGCTCGTTCCGGTGTTTACGGTCGCGGAAAACGTGATCCTTGGTGACGAGCCTACGAAGAGAGCCGGATGGCTGGACAAGCAGCGGGCGCGCAAGACGGTGCGTGATATCTCCGGCCGCTACCAGCTCGATGTCGACCCGGACGCGGTCATCGAGGATCTTCCGGTCGGCATTCAGCAACGGGTCGAGATCATCAAAGTGCTCGAACGCGAGGCGAGATTCGTCGTCTTCGACGAGCCGACGTCGGTGCTGACACCGGCGGAGGTCGAGGGTTTCTTCAACATCGTGAACGGACTGAAGAACGACGGCAAGGGGATCATCTTCATCAGTCACAAACTAGGTGAGGCACTGGAGATCGCCGATCGCATTGTCATCATGCGTCGCGGCAGGACCGTTGCCGAGGTGCTGCCCTCCGACGTCGACGAGGAGAAACTTGCGGAGCTGATGGTTGGGCGGCCCGTCGACCTCCGGGTACACAAGGAGGAGGCGAATCCGGGAGATGTCGTGCTCTCAGTTGAGCACCTCGTTGTTCTCGACGATCGCCATCAGCGCGCCGTCGATGGGCTTTCTTTGAAGGTCCACGCCGGAGAGATTGTGGGAATAGCGGGCGTGCAGGGGAACGGGCAGACGGAACTCGTCGAATCTCTGACGGGAATGCGGCCATCGCTCGGCGGCATCGTGCGGCTCAACGGCGAGGACATCACCACAGAATCGCCTCGCTCGATCCACAAACGAAACGTCGCCCACGTTCCCGAGGACCGCCAAAAGAGCGGCCTGGTTTTGTCGTTCACGGTAACCGAGAACATCGTGCTGGACACCTATTACGAGGCCCCCATCTCGAGGGGAATAGTCATGAATTGGAGCGCCGCCGAGGAGCGTGCTCTGCGGCTGGTTGAGGAATACGACGTGCGAACGCCGGGTGTCGATGTCGCAGTGTCGACGCTTTCAGGAGGCAACCAGCAGAAAGTCATCGTCGCGCGGGAGTTCGACCGTGATGTCGCCCTGGTGATTGCTTCCCAGCCGACACGCGGGATAGACGTCGGATCGATCGAATACATCCATTCTCGTATCGTCGAAGAGCGCGACAACAACGCCGCGGTACTCATAGTCTCTTCGGAACTGGATGAGATCACGGCCCTGTCCGATCGTGTTCTGGTTATGTACGACGGAAAGATCGCAGGCGAGTTCGACCCGTCGGCCTCGACTACGGAGATTGGACTGGCAATGCTGGGCAGCCAGGGAGAGGCGGGTGCACTGTGA
- a CDS encoding BMP family ABC transporter substrate-binding protein yields the protein MHSKIWTRLLALVAVLALVLAACGDSTEDTTETTAADTPATTAAPDTTVADTPDTTVADTPDTTAAPMADGVKTCLVTDLAGVDDRSFNASAWQGVLDAMDAGYATADSTYLESSDASDWQPNIDQFISQGCEHIVTVGFALGEVTAINAAANPDIIWTMIDNVLTDANFAPLGLTNVRELVYQTDQAAFAAGYLAAGMSQTGVLCTYGGGNFPTVSIFMDGFTRGAAHYNDVKGTNVNVLGWDVDAKDGTFTGSFTDMGLARQTAESMFQEGCDMIIPVGGAINLPAGDAINDLGLDAALIGVDADAYFAMDTQYQPLWLTTVEKAIAPFITLSVKEHAEDTWTSGAFVGDLSNDGVGLSPYHDWDSRVSPELKAEVEQLMQDIKDGVIKADFTPVGY from the coding sequence ATGCATTCCAAGATATGGACGCGTCTCCTGGCGCTCGTAGCGGTTCTCGCACTTGTGCTGGCCGCGTGCGGCGATTCGACTGAAGACACAACCGAGACGACGGCGGCGGACACGCCGGCGACGACGGCGGCCCCGGACACGACCGTGGCCGATACCCCGGACACGACCGTGGCCGATACCCCGGACACAACGGCGGCCCCGATGGCTGATGGCGTGAAAACCTGCCTGGTGACCGACCTGGCCGGTGTGGACGACCGTAGCTTCAACGCCAGTGCCTGGCAGGGTGTTCTGGATGCGATGGATGCCGGCTACGCGACGGCCGACTCGACCTATCTGGAGTCGAGCGACGCCTCGGACTGGCAACCGAATATCGACCAGTTCATCTCACAGGGTTGCGAGCATATCGTGACTGTCGGGTTCGCGCTCGGTGAGGTTACGGCGATCAACGCCGCTGCCAATCCGGACATCATTTGGACGATGATCGACAATGTCTTGACAGATGCAAACTTCGCCCCACTAGGCCTCACCAACGTGCGCGAGCTCGTCTATCAGACCGACCAGGCTGCCTTCGCGGCAGGCTATCTGGCTGCCGGCATGTCGCAGACCGGCGTGTTGTGCACCTACGGCGGTGGCAACTTCCCAACGGTGTCCATTTTCATGGACGGGTTCACTCGCGGAGCTGCGCACTACAACGACGTCAAGGGCACGAACGTCAACGTCCTCGGATGGGATGTCGACGCCAAGGACGGCACCTTCACCGGAAGCTTCACGGATATGGGTCTCGCCCGTCAGACGGCAGAGTCCATGTTCCAGGAGGGCTGTGACATGATCATCCCGGTCGGCGGTGCCATCAACCTGCCTGCCGGCGACGCGATCAACGATCTCGGTCTCGATGCAGCGCTAATCGGCGTCGACGCCGACGCCTACTTCGCGATGGACACGCAGTATCAGCCGTTGTGGCTGACTACCGTCGAAAAGGCGATCGCACCGTTCATCACGCTGTCGGTCAAGGAGCACGCAGAGGACACCTGGACCAGCGGTGCCTTCGTCGGTGACCTCAGCAATGACGGAGTTGGGCTGTCCCCCTACCACGACTGGGACTCGCGGGTGTCACCCGAGCTCAAGGCAGAGGTCGAGCAACTCATGCAGGACATCAAAGACGGCGTTATCAAAGCCGACTTCACGCCTGTCGGTTACTGA
- a CDS encoding queuosine precursor transporter has product MTARPVEAARAYKILTIVVSAYVAAQILADVASLRILSVGGFSVDGGTLIYPFTFTIRDLVHKIAGKETARLVIFLAAAINLVMAGVFRFVAALPADLEVGTQTEFGSVLAPVWTIVAASIIAEVVSELIDTEVYQRWVGRFGDRIQWGRVLASNTIAIPIDSALFVWLAFGGLLPASSGLAVDVLLSIFWANVLIKGAFTLISIPWIYLVRPSPLPQSEGVTAV; this is encoded by the coding sequence ATGACCGCACGTCCAGTCGAAGCCGCCCGCGCCTACAAGATCCTCACGATCGTGGTTTCGGCCTACGTTGCAGCACAGATACTCGCCGACGTCGCCAGCCTCAGGATCCTCTCTGTCGGCGGGTTCTCGGTGGACGGCGGAACGCTGATCTATCCGTTCACTTTCACGATTCGGGATCTCGTCCACAAGATCGCAGGCAAGGAGACGGCCCGCCTCGTGATCTTCCTGGCGGCTGCCATCAACCTGGTGATGGCCGGCGTCTTCCGGTTCGTGGCCGCGCTTCCCGCCGACCTCGAGGTCGGTACCCAGACCGAGTTCGGCTCCGTCCTCGCCCCGGTGTGGACGATCGTTGCGGCGTCGATCATCGCCGAGGTCGTCTCGGAACTGATCGACACCGAGGTTTATCAGCGCTGGGTGGGGAGATTTGGAGATCGGATCCAATGGGGCCGGGTTCTTGCATCGAACACCATTGCCATTCCGATAGATTCGGCCCTCTTCGTCTGGCTGGCCTTCGGAGGCCTGCTGCCGGCGTCGAGCGGGCTCGCCGTCGACGTGTTGCTGAGCATCTTCTGGGCCAACGTGCTGATCAAGGGCGCTTTCACGCTGATCTCGATTCCGTGGATCTATCTGGTACGACCGTCGCCGCTCCCGCAGTCGGAAGGGGTCACCGCGGTATGA